The Claveliimonas bilis genome window below encodes:
- a CDS encoding iron-containing alcohol dehydrogenase, producing the protein MKNFVQYAPTEIVFGEDAENEAGRLAKKWGGSKVLVIYGGGSVKRSGLLNKVEEELEKEGIDYEELGGVQPNPRLGLAREGVKKAVSFQADLILAVGGGSVIDTAKAVAIGAADPGTDIWSFWMGEKAVTKALPVGVILTISAAGSETSDSAVLTNEETGKKAGINTDFNRPKFAVMNPKLTYTLPKYQLTCGIVDIMMHTLERYFTPVDGNALTDEIAEGLLRTMITYGAKAYEDQTDYDAMSEIMWCGSVSHNNLTGLGRPKDFLCHKLGHEISGMFDVAHGATLSAVWGSWARYVYRIDVSRFARYGRRVWGIEEEEDEAAAVKAIEKTEDFFRSLHMPVCIGELEIGVQPDEILRKLADSATKGNTILLGAFKKINAQDAYEIYKAANHN; encoded by the coding sequence ATGAAAAATTTTGTACAGTATGCGCCAACGGAAATTGTATTTGGCGAAGATGCCGAGAATGAAGCGGGAAGACTCGCAAAAAAATGGGGCGGAAGCAAAGTACTGGTTATTTACGGCGGCGGGAGCGTAAAACGAAGCGGCCTTCTTAATAAGGTGGAGGAGGAGCTGGAAAAAGAAGGAATTGACTATGAAGAGCTGGGAGGCGTACAGCCTAATCCGCGCCTTGGACTTGCAAGAGAAGGTGTGAAAAAGGCAGTCAGCTTTCAGGCAGATCTGATCCTGGCGGTAGGCGGCGGAAGCGTCATTGATACAGCAAAGGCGGTAGCCATTGGAGCAGCAGATCCGGGAACAGATATCTGGAGCTTCTGGATGGGAGAAAAGGCAGTGACAAAAGCGCTTCCGGTAGGTGTGATCCTGACTATATCTGCAGCGGGAAGTGAGACAAGCGATTCGGCAGTGCTGACAAATGAGGAGACAGGGAAAAAGGCCGGGATCAACACGGATTTTAATCGGCCGAAATTTGCAGTTATGAATCCAAAGCTTACCTACACTTTGCCGAAATATCAGCTTACATGCGGAATTGTAGATATTATGATGCACACGCTGGAGAGATATTTTACGCCTGTAGACGGCAATGCTCTGACAGATGAGATTGCAGAAGGACTTTTAAGAACCATGATCACATACGGAGCGAAAGCTTATGAAGATCAGACGGACTATGACGCCATGAGTGAGATCATGTGGTGCGGAAGTGTTTCGCACAATAATTTAACCGGACTTGGACGTCCAAAAGATTTTCTCTGTCATAAGCTGGGACATGAGATCAGCGGTATGTTTGATGTGGCTCACGGAGCGACTTTGTCTGCTGTGTGGGGAAGCTGGGCCAGATATGTGTACCGGATCGATGTTTCAAGATTTGCCCGCTATGGAAGACGGGTGTGGGGAATTGAGGAAGAAGAGGACGAGGCGGCAGCAGTCAAAGCTATCGAGAAAACAGAAGACTTTTTCCGTTCTCTCCACATGCCGGTGTGCATAGGTGAGTTGGAGATCGGCGTTCAGCCGGACGAGATCCTTCGGAAACTGGCGGACAGTGCGACAAAGGGGAATACGATTCTCCTTGGGGCCTTCAAGAAAATAAACGCTCAGGATGCATATGAGATATACAAGGCAGCTAACCACAACTAG
- a CDS encoding helix-turn-helix domain-containing protein, with amino-acid sequence MKENDIDIGKKISNIRKACNMTQEEFGALFHVTRQTVSNWENEKNYPDLKTLIEISDRFSVSLDQILKENPRMVKTIDQERIRGSFKRQKAVTDFLCGAGTGLIIGGLMAPSSPRQAIVIFIGIGLVFAGSVLQFRYQERLSALLDDRFRL; translated from the coding sequence ATGAAAGAAAATGATATAGATATCGGGAAAAAGATCAGTAATATCCGTAAAGCCTGCAATATGACCCAGGAAGAATTTGGCGCACTCTTCCATGTCACAAGGCAGACCGTATCTAATTGGGAAAATGAAAAAAATTATCCGGATCTGAAAACACTGATTGAAATAAGCGACCGCTTCTCTGTTTCTCTGGATCAGATATTGAAAGAAAATCCAAGAATGGTAAAAACCATTGACCAGGAGCGCATACGCGGGTCTTTCAAACGTCAGAAGGCTGTGACAGACTTTCTCTGTGGCGCGGGAACCGGTCTTATAATAGGCGGCCTGATGGCTCCATCCTCTCCGCGCCAGGCTATTGTTATCTTCATCGGCATCGGACTTGTTTTTGCCGGTTCCGTTTTACAATTTCGCTATCAGGAAAGGCTTTCTGCTCTTTTGGATGACAGGTTCCGGTTATGA
- a CDS encoding Rid family detoxifying hydrolase, producing MKVVATEKAPKALGPYSQGYIYNGVFYAAGQIAINPATDAVEAETIEGQTEQVCKNIGELLNAAGTTYDKVIKTTCFLADMGDFGAFNEVYAKYFTSKPARSCVAVKTLPKNVLCEIEVIAAVEE from the coding sequence ATGAAAGTAGTAGCAACAGAAAAAGCACCAAAGGCATTGGGACCATATTCACAGGGATATATTTACAACGGCGTATTTTATGCAGCAGGACAGATTGCCATTAATCCTGCTACAGATGCAGTTGAGGCAGAGACAATTGAAGGGCAGACAGAGCAGGTATGTAAAAATATCGGAGAACTTCTTAATGCCGCTGGAACCACTTATGACAAAGTTATCAAGACAACATGTTTCCTGGCAGATATGGGAGACTTCGGTGCATTCAATGAAGTATATGCAAAATATTTTACGTCCAAACCGGCAAGAAGCTGTGTCGCAGTAAAAACACTTCCAAAGAACGTACTGTGTGAGATCGAAGTGATCGCAGCAGTAGAAGAATAA
- a CDS encoding glycoside hydrolase family 32 protein: MSKKLMQEKIEKAQEEIDRKKELVKQGRMRQNYHFMAQTGWINDPNGLIYYKGRYHLFFQYNPYYGFWDYMHWGHAVSEDLVHWEYLPLALAPSESYDDHMRGGCFSGSAIEHDGKLFLMYTGTKNDGNGFEQSQCIAYSEDGIHFEKYEGNPVLTAPPNVPKDFFRDPKVWKHGGKYYMICGARKNNFAQALLYCSRDMLNWDFVNVLAESRGEWGYMWECPDIYPLGDKYVLMFSPMGAGERTSVYLVGDLNYETGKFVYDVSGEIDWGFDYYAPQSFEDPKGRRILISWANGWDWMPFWKDWGPTYKEGWCGSFNIPREVKLNPDHTLRFEPVEELKTLREGARAKEEILLEEEIMDIPLSDGVSYELKLEIDLNSTTAETFSLQLRSDNERKTEVTFDLRDQSMQVSREHADGWSKGASHSPLKMKDREKLLVHIFSDKSSIEVFAENYETNHSCNIFADETQDHNRISVPRGKLKIRSLETWALKKVMDC, from the coding sequence ATGTCAAAGAAATTAATGCAGGAAAAAATAGAAAAGGCCCAGGAAGAGATTGACAGAAAGAAAGAGCTGGTAAAGCAGGGCAGGATGCGTCAGAATTATCATTTCATGGCCCAGACCGGGTGGATCAACGACCCTAACGGCCTGATTTATTACAAAGGCAGGTACCATCTGTTTTTCCAGTATAATCCCTATTACGGATTCTGGGATTACATGCATTGGGGCCATGCAGTCAGTGAAGATCTGGTGCACTGGGAGTACCTTCCTTTGGCTCTTGCACCAAGCGAAAGCTATGATGACCATATGAGGGGAGGATGTTTTTCAGGAAGCGCTATTGAGCATGATGGCAAACTGTTCCTTATGTACACCGGAACAAAGAATGACGGAAATGGATTTGAACAGTCCCAGTGTATCGCCTACAGCGAAGATGGGATCCATTTTGAAAAGTATGAGGGCAATCCTGTACTCACGGCTCCTCCAAATGTGCCAAAAGATTTTTTTCGTGATCCAAAAGTCTGGAAACATGGTGGAAAATATTATATGATATGTGGTGCAAGGAAAAATAATTTTGCACAGGCTTTGCTTTACTGCTCCAGGGATATGCTGAATTGGGATTTTGTAAATGTACTGGCAGAAAGCCGGGGCGAGTGGGGCTACATGTGGGAATGTCCGGATATCTATCCGCTGGGAGACAAATATGTCCTTATGTTTTCACCTATGGGGGCTGGTGAGAGGACCAGCGTCTATCTGGTGGGAGATCTTAACTATGAAACGGGAAAGTTTGTCTATGATGTCAGCGGGGAGATCGATTGGGGATTTGACTATTATGCGCCGCAGTCTTTTGAAGACCCGAAAGGAAGGCGGATCCTCATCAGCTGGGCTAACGGTTGGGATTGGATGCCTTTCTGGAAAGACTGGGGACCGACATACAAAGAAGGATGGTGTGGGTCTTTTAATATCCCAAGGGAAGTGAAATTGAACCCGGATCATACGCTGAGGTTTGAGCCGGTAGAAGAGCTGAAGACTCTTAGAGAAGGTGCCCGTGCGAAAGAAGAAATCCTGCTGGAGGAGGAGATCATGGATATCCCGCTTAGCGACGGCGTGTCCTATGAGCTTAAACTGGAAATTGATCTTAACAGTACGACAGCGGAGACTTTTTCTTTGCAGCTTCGGTCTGATAACGAGAGAAAGACCGAGGTTACATTTGACCTTAGGGATCAGAGTATGCAGGTTTCGCGGGAGCATGCGGACGGATGGAGCAAAGGGGCCAGCCACAGTCCTCTGAAAATGAAGGACAGGGAAAAGCTTCTTGTACATATCTTTTCAGATAAAAGTTCCATAGAAGTTTTTGCGGAAAATTATGAGACAAACCACAGTTGTAATATTTTTGCAGACGAGACACAGGATCATAACAGGATATCTGTTCCCCGGGGAAAATTAAAAATCCGATCTCTGGAGACATGGGCCTTAAAAAAGGTGATGGACTGCTAG
- a CDS encoding glycogen debranching protein, whose protein sequence is MIKETLPQHMKPLDTIKGFPVRPGLYEYFGAWAIPGGVSFTVHSQNAFSCEILLFHREAEEPYAVLPIPDSYRIGHVFSMIVFGLDVEEFEYAFRLDGPYEPEKGLIFDKKNILIDPYAKAITGQSTWGKKVQKSGYRARVVKNNFYWGVEPQLCTPIEDLIIYELHVRGFTKMARDVTAPGTFRGVREKIPYLKSLGINAVELMPVFEFDELMDERTVDGHQLLNYWGYSTVSFYAPNTSYASDIEYNREGLELKELVKELHENGIEIILDVVFNHTAEGNEKGPVFSFKGFDNNIYYMLTPEGCYYNFSGCGNTMNCNHPVVQQMIQSCLRYWVTTYRIDGFRFDLASILGRNEDGSPMEHPPLLKSLAFDPVLGNTKLIAEAWDAGGLYQVGNFPSFRRWSEWNGRYRDDMRNFLKGQIEYTPAALCRIAGSPDIYDPEIRGTHASVNFLTCHDGFTLYDLYAYNEKHNEANGWDNTDGANDNRSWNCGAEGDTDDADVLSLRMKMIRNACAVLMCSRGTPMFFAGDEFCNTQFGNNNPYCQDNEISWLDWTLLEKHQDIFLFFQYMIHFRKNHPVLRGSGKSCRYDLPDVSFHSEIPWQSPDSSGIGVAGVLFAGYDADAARDDIVFLAINVHWEAHDIQVPHLPEGLCWHFAVNTGDQEHLLFHDPLPVLSCDHFLIGERSVVILVASHP, encoded by the coding sequence ATGATCAAAGAAACTCTGCCGCAGCATATGAAACCATTGGATACGATTAAAGGCTTTCCCGTCCGTCCCGGGCTCTATGAATATTTCGGCGCATGGGCCATTCCGGGCGGCGTCAGCTTCACGGTCCATTCCCAAAATGCCTTCTCCTGTGAGATCCTTCTCTTTCACAGGGAAGCCGAAGAGCCATATGCTGTACTCCCCATCCCGGACAGTTACCGGATCGGCCACGTTTTTTCCATGATCGTGTTTGGTCTGGATGTGGAGGAATTTGAATATGCCTTCCGCCTGGATGGGCCTTATGAACCGGAAAAGGGATTGATCTTTGACAAAAAAAATATTCTGATCGATCCCTATGCCAAAGCCATCACCGGACAGAGCACCTGGGGAAAGAAAGTCCAAAAGAGCGGCTATCGGGCACGAGTTGTCAAAAACAACTTTTACTGGGGAGTAGAACCGCAGCTCTGCACGCCCATCGAGGATCTTATCATCTATGAACTCCATGTCCGGGGGTTCACAAAGATGGCCCGGGATGTGACTGCTCCCGGCACATTTCGCGGGGTGCGTGAAAAAATACCCTATTTGAAGTCTCTGGGTATAAACGCCGTGGAACTGATGCCCGTCTTTGAATTCGACGAGTTGATGGATGAACGCACCGTAGACGGACATCAGCTCCTTAACTACTGGGGCTACAGCACTGTCAGCTTCTATGCTCCCAACACAAGTTACGCTTCTGATATTGAATATAATCGGGAAGGACTGGAATTGAAAGAACTGGTCAAGGAACTCCACGAAAACGGAATTGAGATCATTCTGGATGTGGTTTTCAACCATACAGCCGAAGGCAATGAAAAGGGGCCTGTCTTTTCATTCAAAGGATTTGACAACAATATTTATTACATGCTCACTCCGGAAGGCTGCTATTACAATTTCAGCGGGTGCGGAAATACCATGAACTGTAATCACCCGGTTGTACAGCAGATGATCCAAAGCTGCCTCAGGTATTGGGTGACTACCTACCGGATTGACGGCTTTCGCTTTGATCTTGCCTCCATCCTGGGGAGAAATGAAGATGGTTCTCCCATGGAACATCCTCCCCTTCTTAAGAGCCTTGCCTTTGATCCTGTGCTTGGAAATACAAAACTGATTGCAGAAGCCTGGGATGCAGGCGGTCTCTATCAGGTGGGAAATTTTCCTTCTTTCCGGAGATGGAGTGAGTGGAACGGACGTTACCGGGACGATATGAGAAATTTCCTGAAAGGACAGATTGAATACACACCTGCAGCTCTTTGCCGAATTGCCGGTTCCCCGGATATTTACGATCCGGAAATCAGAGGCACCCACGCATCTGTCAATTTCCTCACCTGCCATGATGGCTTTACATTGTATGATCTTTACGCTTACAATGAAAAACATAATGAGGCAAACGGCTGGGATAATACAGACGGGGCCAACGACAACCGCAGCTGGAACTGCGGCGCTGAAGGAGATACAGATGACGCGGATGTCCTCTCCCTTCGCATGAAGATGATCCGAAACGCCTGCGCAGTGCTGATGTGCAGCCGGGGAACCCCTATGTTTTTTGCAGGAGATGAATTTTGTAATACTCAGTTCGGCAACAACAATCCTTACTGTCAGGACAATGAGATCTCCTGGCTCGACTGGACCCTTCTTGAAAAACACCAGGATATCTTCCTTTTTTTCCAGTATATGATCCATTTCCGCAAAAATCATCCGGTTCTTCGAGGTTCCGGAAAAAGCTGCCGCTATGATCTTCCCGACGTAAGTTTTCACTCTGAAATACCATGGCAGTCTCCCGATTCAAGCGGAATCGGGGTAGCCGGAGTTCTCTTTGCCGGCTATGACGCGGATGCTGCCAGAGACGACATTGTTTTTCTCGCCATTAACGTACACTGGGAAGCCCATGATATCCAGGTTCCCCATCTCCCAGAGGGGCTTTGCTGGCACTTTGCTGTCAATACCGGCGATCAGGAACACCTCTTGTTTCATGATCCCCTTCCTGTGCTCTCCTGCGATCACTTTCTTATTGGAGAACGCTCCGTGGTTATTCTTGTGGCTTCCCACCCATAG
- a CDS encoding MATE family efflux transporter, translated as MRYTRQLTTTSPEIDWKGFYRSVFALVLPLALQNLINVGVTAADVIMLGKVGEKVLSGASLAGQVQFIMTLIFMGITSGATVLTAQYWGKQDTETIEKVLGMGLVAGIGTALVFAVAAIGAPEMLMRIYTSDVQVISEGSKYLRIVGLSYLFMAVTQVYLNIMRSIERVAVATLIYLISLLVNIGINALLIFGLYGAPKMGIVGAAIGTLCARITETVLVLCYAFFRNKTVRIRFRYFIRIDRVLLKDYMVYAMPVVLNELMWGLGSSANTAVIGHLGSAAVAANSVAQVARQLATVVVFGISHATAIYLGKTIGEKKQAHAKAYAKRFAGLSLILGAAGGAVILIAAPIANANLALSGQAKSYLIFMFFVMSYFTVAQSWNTTMVVGIFRSGGDTRFGLIMDVSTMWGCSILLGAVAAFVFHASVPVVYVILMSDELIKVPITLKRYFSYKWLKDVTREKEELGGR; from the coding sequence ATGAGATATACAAGGCAGCTAACCACAACTAGTCCGGAAATCGACTGGAAAGGATTTTATAGAAGCGTCTTTGCACTGGTGCTTCCGCTGGCGTTGCAGAATCTGATCAATGTAGGCGTGACGGCGGCAGACGTGATCATGCTTGGAAAAGTAGGAGAAAAGGTGCTCTCCGGAGCCTCTCTGGCCGGGCAGGTTCAGTTTATCATGACGCTGATCTTCATGGGGATTACATCGGGAGCTACGGTGCTCACGGCACAGTACTGGGGAAAACAGGATACTGAAACCATTGAAAAGGTACTGGGAATGGGGCTTGTGGCAGGAATCGGCACTGCGCTTGTCTTTGCCGTGGCAGCGATCGGCGCCCCGGAAATGCTGATGCGGATTTATACATCGGACGTTCAGGTGATCAGTGAAGGGTCAAAGTACTTGAGGATTGTAGGGCTTTCCTATCTTTTCATGGCAGTGACCCAGGTCTATCTGAATATTATGAGAAGTATTGAGAGAGTGGCTGTGGCTACGCTGATCTACCTTATTTCTCTTCTGGTAAATATTGGGATCAATGCTCTTTTGATTTTCGGACTTTACGGCGCACCGAAAATGGGTATCGTAGGAGCGGCCATCGGGACCCTGTGTGCCAGGATCACAGAGACAGTTCTCGTTTTGTGCTATGCATTTTTCCGCAATAAGACGGTAAGGATCCGATTCCGGTATTTTATCCGTATTGACAGAGTTTTGCTGAAGGATTACATGGTCTATGCCATGCCGGTGGTGCTCAATGAATTGATGTGGGGACTTGGAAGCTCGGCAAATACAGCGGTGATCGGTCATCTTGGAAGCGCGGCTGTGGCGGCCAATTCTGTGGCCCAGGTGGCAAGACAGCTGGCGACGGTCGTGGTGTTTGGGATTTCTCATGCAACGGCCATTTATCTGGGGAAGACGATCGGTGAGAAAAAGCAGGCTCATGCAAAGGCATATGCAAAGCGGTTTGCCGGACTTAGCCTGATCTTAGGGGCAGCGGGAGGGGCGGTTATCCTGATCGCAGCGCCTATTGCAAATGCAAATCTGGCTCTTTCTGGACAGGCAAAGAGTTATCTTATTTTTATGTTTTTCGTGATGTCGTATTTTACAGTGGCGCAGTCATGGAATACGACTATGGTGGTAGGAATTTTTCGCTCCGGAGGCGATACAAGATTCGGGCTTATCATGGATGTGTCTACCATGTGGGGATGTTCTATTTTGCTGGGGGCAGTGGCAGCATTTGTGTTTCATGCCAGTGTACCTGTAGTCTATGTGATCCTGATGAGCGATGAGCTGATTAAGGTACCTATTACGTTAAAAAGATATTTCAGTTATAAATGGCTGAAAGATGTAACAAGAGAAAAAGAAGAATTGGGAGGAAGATGA
- a CDS encoding carbohydrate kinase family protein — protein sequence MEKKYDVVALGELLIDFTENGLSSQGNPLMEANPGGAPCNVLAMLNKLGKKTAFIGKVGRDQFGTMLKTVVEESGTDVTNLMMDDEVHTTLAFVHTFPDGDREFSFYRNPGADMMLKKEEVDPEIIKAAKIFHFGTLSSTHPEVREATRYAIDVAKENGLLVSFDPNLREPLWDSLEDARKEIEYGLGKCDILKISDNEMEFMTGTDDYNKGVEMLRESYDIPLIFVTLGKEGSRAYYKDMIVEVAPFIRKDTIETTGAGDTFEACALNYVLEHGLENLTEENLKELLRFANAGASIITSRKGALKVMPEKEEIEKVLGL from the coding sequence ATGGAGAAGAAGTATGATGTTGTGGCATTGGGAGAGCTTTTGATTGATTTTACGGAAAATGGTTTAAGCAGCCAGGGGAATCCTCTGATGGAGGCAAATCCGGGGGGAGCGCCCTGCAATGTACTGGCTATGCTGAACAAACTGGGAAAGAAGACGGCCTTTATCGGAAAAGTGGGCCGGGATCAGTTTGGAACCATGCTGAAAACAGTAGTGGAGGAGAGCGGAACAGATGTCACAAATCTGATGATGGACGATGAGGTTCACACCACACTTGCCTTTGTCCATACCTTTCCGGATGGGGATAGAGAATTTTCTTTTTACCGGAATCCGGGAGCGGATATGATGCTGAAGAAAGAGGAAGTCGATCCCGAGATCATAAAAGCGGCAAAAATTTTCCACTTCGGTACTTTGTCCTCCACTCACCCGGAAGTGCGGGAAGCTACAAGGTATGCCATTGATGTGGCAAAAGAGAACGGCCTTTTGGTTTCCTTTGATCCTAATTTAAGAGAGCCTCTCTGGGACAGCCTTGAGGATGCCAGAAAAGAGATCGAATATGGTCTTGGAAAATGCGACATTCTGAAAATTTCCGATAATGAGATGGAATTTATGACTGGAACGGACGACTACAACAAAGGTGTGGAGATGCTAAGAGAAAGCTATGATATTCCTCTTATCTTTGTGACTCTTGGAAAAGAAGGAAGCAGGGCATATTACAAGGACATGATCGTAGAGGTAGCTCCTTTCATTAGAAAAGATACTATTGAGACTACGGGGGCGGGCGATACTTTCGAGGCGTGTGCTTTGAATTATGTGCTGGAGCATGGCCTTGAGAATCTGACAGAAGAAAATTTAAAAGAGCTTCTTCGCTTTGCAAATGCAGGAGCATCCATCATCACAAGCCGCAAGGGAGCTTTGAAAGTGATGCCGGAAAAAGAAGAGATAGAAAAAGTCCTGGGCTTATAA
- a CDS encoding glycoside hydrolase family 172 protein, which produces MSNVSGLFKDLTTIKKARNGRLASWDQRGKNQDYWEIPAGESITLGEIEGPGCITHIWMTSSCRRVKSPSILDPKLNASAAPVMEIHPALGVIWDDYDPFYYRKALIKITWDDQDTPSVLAPFGDFFCIGNCYPGNFSSLPFNVSLKPEEAGRYGAPCSVSCYFPMPFNKKAKIEIINENDIPFILYFNIDYEMYKEPLDENTAYFHASWHRENPCDGWGPDIQVNSPEVNNVTNLKGDGNYVVLDVEGTGHYVGCNLTVKHYQGSWWGEGNDMFFIDGEEYPSLNGTGTEDYFNHAWGMQRNAFPFFGTIVHEGDTDGFQVSYRFHITDPVRFEKHLKVTIEHGHANHLSDDWSSTAYWYQTLPTAQPIEILPVEERLPNVPKLPERKLTQPELTEEMKAARSSYEERWNVYKPAREEQFRIKEDKARRESRLNTEFAKKLRDDYK; this is translated from the coding sequence ATGAGTAATGTATCAGGATTATTTAAAGATTTGACAACAATTAAAAAGGCAAGAAACGGGCGCCTGGCGAGCTGGGATCAGAGAGGAAAAAATCAGGATTACTGGGAAATTCCAGCAGGGGAGAGCATTACACTTGGAGAAATAGAAGGACCGGGTTGTATTACACATATCTGGATGACCTCTTCCTGCAGAAGAGTGAAATCCCCCAGTATTCTGGATCCGAAGCTGAATGCATCGGCAGCGCCTGTTATGGAAATCCATCCGGCGCTGGGTGTAATCTGGGATGATTATGATCCTTTCTATTACAGAAAGGCTCTGATTAAAATTACATGGGACGATCAGGATACTCCGAGCGTGCTTGCACCTTTTGGCGATTTCTTTTGCATCGGTAACTGTTATCCGGGGAATTTTTCCTCCCTTCCTTTTAATGTTTCCCTGAAGCCGGAGGAGGCAGGAAGATATGGAGCACCCTGTTCGGTGTCCTGTTATTTCCCGATGCCTTTTAATAAGAAGGCAAAAATTGAGATCATCAATGAAAATGACATTCCGTTTATTTTATATTTTAATATTGATTATGAAATGTACAAGGAACCACTGGATGAGAACACAGCATACTTCCATGCTTCCTGGCATCGGGAAAATCCCTGCGATGGATGGGGACCGGATATTCAGGTCAATTCTCCGGAGGTAAATAATGTTACTAACTTAAAAGGGGATGGCAATTATGTTGTACTGGATGTGGAAGGAACCGGACACTATGTGGGCTGCAATCTGACAGTAAAACATTACCAGGGTAGCTGGTGGGGAGAAGGAAACGATATGTTCTTCATCGACGGAGAAGAGTATCCTAGCCTGAATGGAACCGGAACAGAGGATTACTTTAACCATGCCTGGGGAATGCAGAGGAATGCCTTTCCGTTTTTCGGAACAATTGTCCACGAGGGAGACACAGACGGATTCCAGGTATCTTACCGTTTCCATATCACAGATCCGGTACGGTTTGAAAAACATTTGAAAGTAACGATTGAGCATGGACATGCAAATCATCTCTCTGACGATTGGAGTTCTACCGCATATTGGTATCAGACTCTTCCTACAGCGCAGCCCATTGAGATCCTTCCTGTGGAAGAAAGACTGCCGAATGTTCCTAAGCTTCCGGAGAGGAAACTGACACAGCCGGAATTGACAGAGGAAATGAAGGCGGCCAGAAGTTCTTATGAAGAGCGCTGGAATGTCTATAAACCGGCCAGGGAAGAGCAGTTCAGAATCAAGGAGGATAAAGCAAGAAGAGAATCCCGCCTGAATACAGAATTTGCAAAAAAATTAAGAGATGACTATAAATAA
- a CDS encoding ornithine cyclodeaminase family protein, producing MLFLGKEEIEKLTDPQEMMDQIEEAYRIFGADEYYMPPRPVIEHENKTLIYMPCYTKSIIGTKMLTIFPENAKLGLPSIDGLVILNDQVTGAPLAVLDGQAVTAWRTGAVGGVGMRHLSRKDAHTVGIVGAGMQGFYQAVYACAARDIKTVYIWNRTKKDLTDYIERLKKTIDNPAVEVVQCNTVEELVKASDIICTTTAATTPVLPDDKELLEGKCIIAIGSYTPEMREIPDAVWDLVDNVYIELPYACEESGDLSVPLAEGRLTMDKVVLMDKFLASDADEDEIAKKTTYFKSVGMGLFDVCVAQKLLEKAKER from the coding sequence ATGCTTTTTTTAGGAAAGGAAGAAATTGAAAAACTGACAGATCCTCAGGAGATGATGGATCAGATTGAGGAGGCGTATCGTATTTTTGGCGCAGATGAATATTATATGCCGCCGCGTCCGGTGATCGAACATGAAAACAAAACGCTGATTTACATGCCCTGTTATACAAAGAGCATTATCGGGACAAAAATGCTTACGATTTTCCCGGAAAATGCAAAACTTGGACTGCCGTCTATCGATGGCCTTGTTATCCTCAATGACCAGGTGACAGGCGCTCCGCTTGCTGTATTGGACGGGCAGGCTGTGACTGCATGGAGAACCGGTGCAGTGGGCGGAGTAGGTATGCGCCATCTGTCCAGAAAGGATGCTCATACAGTAGGAATCGTAGGAGCCGGTATGCAGGGATTTTACCAGGCAGTCTATGCGTGCGCTGCAAGGGATATTAAAACAGTGTATATCTGGAACCGCACCAAGAAGGACCTGACAGATTACATAGAAAGACTGAAGAAGACTATTGATAATCCGGCAGTGGAAGTAGTACAATGTAATACAGTGGAAGAATTAGTCAAAGCAAGTGATATCATCTGTACGACAACAGCCGCTACGACTCCGGTGCTGCCTGACGATAAAGAGCTTCTGGAAGGAAAATGTATTATCGCCATCGGTTCTTATACGCCGGAAATGCGGGAGATACCGGATGCAGTATGGGATCTTGTAGACAATGTATACATTGAACTGCCATATGCATGTGAGGAGAGCGGAGACTTAAGCGTACCTCTGGCAGAAGGCCGTCTGACAATGGATAAGGTTGTTTTGATGGACAAGTTCCTGGCATCGGATGCAGATGAAGATGAGATTGCAAAGAAAACCACATACTTTAAATCTGTAGGCATGGGTCTTTTTGACGTGTGTGTCGCACAGAAATTATTAGAAAAGGCAAAGGAGAGATAG